Proteins co-encoded in one Alphaproteobacteria bacterium PA2 genomic window:
- a CDS encoding MarR family transcriptional regulator: protein MTVDRNLYFALMNEIGIIAQLGRTLMESRLPEGLNQPQFSVLNHLARLGDGRTPLSMARAFQTPKTSMTHTLAVLEAQGLVELRPNPRDGRSRCVWLTAKGRDCRDQAIASLDADFAQMATRFSPDVITGAMPFLTELRKYLDEARDS from the coding sequence ATGACCGTAGACCGGAACCTGTACTTCGCCCTGATGAACGAAATCGGGATCATCGCCCAGCTGGGTCGAACCCTGATGGAATCCCGTCTGCCGGAAGGGTTGAACCAGCCGCAGTTCTCGGTCCTCAACCATCTGGCGCGCCTGGGCGATGGCCGCACGCCCCTGTCCATGGCCAGGGCCTTCCAGACCCCGAAGACCAGCATGACCCACACCCTGGCCGTTCTGGAGGCCCAGGGTCTGGTGGAGCTGCGGCCCAATCCCAGGGACGGACGCAGCCGCTGCGTCTGGCTGACGGCGAAGGGTCGGGACTGCCGTGATCAGGCCATCGCCAGCCTTGACGCCGACTTCGCCCAGATGGCTACGAGGTTCAGTCCGGACGTCATAACCGGGGCCATGCCCTTCCTGACCGAGCTGCGGAAGTATCTGGACGAAGCCCGGGACAGCTGA
- a CDS encoding dihydroorotase, translating into MTISDSPVADAGADLSAGRRLTIRRPDDWHVHLRDGAMLASVVNYTARQFARAIVMPNLPAPITTVAAGRDYRDRILAAVEPGLAFEPLMTCYLTDSMDAGEVERGFVEGVFTACKLYPAHATTNSSHGVTDIRNIHRVLETMQRIGMPLLIHGEVTDSHVDIFDREAVFIDRILGKLIADFPALKVVFEHITTADAVAFVEASGPNLAATITPHHLAINRNAMFEGGIRPHFYCLPIAKREPHRLALRRAATSGSAKFFLGTDSAPHPVGDKEAACGCAGVFNAPFAMESYAKTFEEEGAMDRLEAFASENGPKFYGLPLNEGQVVMERQDVKVPDRLAASSTEIVPFHAGENLPWRFAAQ; encoded by the coding sequence ATGACGATCTCAGACAGTCCGGTCGCCGATGCTGGCGCAGACCTTTCGGCAGGGCGACGTCTGACGATCCGGCGACCCGACGACTGGCATGTGCACCTCCGTGATGGCGCCATGCTGGCCTCCGTCGTCAACTATACCGCCAGGCAGTTCGCACGGGCCATTGTCATGCCCAACCTCCCTGCGCCGATCACAACGGTCGCGGCCGGCAGGGACTATCGCGACCGCATCCTCGCGGCTGTTGAGCCGGGCCTCGCCTTCGAGCCGCTCATGACCTGCTATCTGACCGACTCCATGGATGCCGGAGAAGTCGAGCGCGGCTTTGTCGAAGGCGTCTTCACCGCCTGCAAGCTCTACCCGGCGCATGCGACCACCAATTCCAGTCACGGCGTCACGGATATCCGCAACATCCATCGGGTGCTTGAGACCATGCAGCGGATCGGCATGCCGCTGCTGATCCATGGCGAGGTGACGGACAGCCATGTTGATATCTTTGACCGGGAGGCCGTTTTCATCGACCGAATCCTCGGCAAGCTGATCGCAGATTTCCCGGCGCTCAAGGTGGTGTTCGAGCACATCACGACCGCTGACGCCGTGGCCTTCGTTGAGGCCAGCGGCCCCAACCTGGCGGCCACCATCACGCCGCACCATCTGGCGATCAACCGCAACGCCATGTTTGAGGGCGGCATCCGCCCCCACTTCTACTGCCTGCCGATCGCCAAGCGGGAACCCCATCGACTGGCCCTGCGCAGGGCCGCGACCTCAGGATCCGCCAAGTTCTTCCTGGGTACGGACTCTGCGCCACACCCGGTCGGCGACAAGGAAGCCGCCTGTGGCTGCGCCGGCGTGTTCAACGCGCCCTTCGCCATGGAAAGCTATGCAAAGACCTTCGAGGAAGAAGGGGCGATGGACCGCCTTGAGGCGTTTGCTTCGGAGAACGGGCCGAAATTCTACGGCCTTCCCCTGAATGAAGGCCAGGTCGTCATGGAAAGACAGGATGTGAAGGTCCCCGACCGACTGGCGGCTTCATCCACCGAGATCGTCCCGTTTCATGCCGGCGAAAACCTGCCATGGCGGTTCGCGGCTCAGTGA
- a CDS encoding twin-arginine translocation pathway signal protein: MNRRNFIRIAGGGVVLAAAGAGAYAWADRTQFTVPDSATAAWRTAGDAADLRRHVLSFAILAPNPHNRQPWMADISTPEEISISLDTARLLPATDPFGRQILMGLGAFLELLAMAAAQKGHRADIEVFPEGEPGRYLDGRRVARITLVPDPAIAPDPLFKQVLNRRTDRRPYDPVRPVADAEVAALAQAASSRPVAFGVETAAARISKIRDIARRAWGLELATPETMMESVRLIRIGGPEIDRYRDGISISDPMLVTLSAAGLFDRTKPPAPGSPAMTTQIKDFDQITASTPAYLWIVTDGNRRDQQVEAGRAYVRANLAATGLGLSMQPNEQSLQEYPQVAREYKDIHGLLAPKAGHTVQMLARLGRLPAGTGALGPAPRRGMSALITRT; this comes from the coding sequence ATGAACCGCCGCAATTTCATTCGCATCGCCGGGGGCGGAGTGGTTCTGGCCGCAGCAGGCGCCGGGGCCTACGCCTGGGCCGACCGGACGCAATTCACCGTCCCGGATTCAGCAACCGCCGCCTGGCGCACGGCCGGGGACGCCGCGGATCTCAGGCGTCATGTCCTGTCCTTCGCGATCCTCGCCCCGAACCCCCATAACCGGCAGCCCTGGATGGCGGACATCTCAACGCCGGAAGAGATCTCCATCAGCCTCGACACCGCGCGTCTCTTGCCAGCGACCGACCCCTTCGGGCGGCAGATCCTCATGGGACTGGGCGCCTTCCTGGAATTGCTGGCCATGGCGGCGGCGCAGAAGGGCCATCGCGCCGACATTGAAGTCTTCCCTGAAGGCGAGCCAGGCAGGTACCTGGACGGGCGAAGGGTGGCCAGGATCACCCTGGTCCCGGACCCCGCCATCGCCCCCGATCCCCTGTTCAAGCAGGTCCTGAACCGCCGGACCGACCGACGGCCCTATGATCCGGTCCGTCCCGTCGCGGATGCGGAAGTCGCCGCCCTGGCCCAGGCGGCCAGTTCCAGGCCGGTGGCGTTTGGTGTTGAAACAGCAGCCGCCCGCATCTCGAAAATCCGGGACATAGCCCGCCGCGCCTGGGGCCTTGAACTGGCGACGCCGGAAACCATGATGGAGTCCGTGCGCCTGATACGCATCGGCGGACCCGAGATCGACCGTTATCGCGACGGCATATCGATCTCTGACCCGATGCTGGTTACCCTGTCGGCCGCAGGTCTGTTTGACCGGACCAAGCCGCCAGCGCCCGGATCTCCCGCCATGACCACCCAGATCAAGGATTTTGACCAGATCACCGCTTCGACCCCGGCCTATCTTTGGATTGTCACGGACGGCAACCGTCGGGATCAACAGGTCGAGGCCGGTCGCGCCTATGTCCGGGCCAACCTCGCCGCCACCGGACTTGGCCTTTCCATGCAGCCCAACGAACAGTCCCTGCAGGAATATCCGCAGGTGGCCCGCGAGTATAAGGACATCCATGGCCTCCTTGCGCCAAAGGCCGGACACACCGTCCAGATGCTGGCCAGGCTGGGGCGACTTCCCGCAGGAACCGGCGCCCTCGGCCCTGCGCCGCGGCGGGGCATGTCGGCCCTGATTACCCGAACATGA
- a CDS encoding transcriptional regulator produces the protein MLKPPPITNRVRELREQAGGMSQAALADAIGVTRQTVIAIEQGRYSPSLESAFRISRVFGVGVEDVFGWQSDGRGAPSKGTMKS, from the coding sequence TTGCTTAAACCTCCACCCATCACCAACCGCGTCCGGGAGCTACGGGAGCAGGCCGGCGGCATGAGCCAGGCCGCATTGGCCGATGCCATCGGTGTGACGCGACAGACCGTGATTGCGATCGAACAGGGACGGTATTCCCCCTCACTTGAGAGCGCTTTCCGGATCTCCCGCGTGTTTGGCGTGGGCGTTGAGGATGTGTTCGGGTGGCAGAGCGACGGGCGTGGCGCGCCTTCAAAGGGGACCATGAAGTCATGA
- a CDS encoding phosphotransferase family protein translates to MAEIPVRDVVPAHRFDEARLAAWMAENVEGFKGPLKVQQFQGGASNPTFLLTGGDGWLYVLRKKPPGQLLSSAHQVDREYRAMKALAGHIPVPVMRALCTDPEVIGTTFYVMDYLEGRIFRDAALPGLSPAERSAIYDELNATLAKLHAVDFEAAGLGDYGRPGNYFERQVARWTRQYRDAASETIPAIEALIAELPGRIPADQSVSIAHGDYRLENVMFHPTEPRLIAVLDWELSTIGHPLVDIGYNAFLWRSHSLSWGSLDGVDFAASGIPTEEDYVAAYCRRTGRAGIEDWAFYMTFGIFRLASISQGVYRRVLAGTAATEGREAVNGTPALAEQALAILRGG, encoded by the coding sequence ATGGCTGAAATTCCCGTTCGCGACGTCGTTCCCGCCCACCGTTTTGACGAGGCCCGCCTCGCCGCCTGGATGGCGGAGAACGTCGAGGGCTTCAAAGGTCCCTTGAAGGTGCAGCAGTTCCAGGGCGGCGCCTCGAACCCGACCTTCCTTCTGACCGGCGGCGACGGCTGGCTCTACGTCCTGCGCAAGAAGCCGCCGGGCCAGCTGCTGTCCAGCGCCCATCAGGTGGACCGGGAGTATCGCGCCATGAAGGCCCTGGCCGGGCATATTCCCGTGCCGGTCATGCGCGCCCTCTGCACGGACCCCGAGGTCATCGGCACGACCTTCTATGTGATGGACTATCTGGAAGGCCGGATCTTCCGGGACGCCGCCCTGCCGGGTCTTTCGCCTGCCGAGCGTTCAGCCATCTATGACGAGCTGAACGCCACCCTGGCCAAACTCCACGCTGTCGATTTCGAGGCCGCAGGCCTCGGCGACTATGGCCGTCCAGGCAACTATTTCGAACGTCAGGTCGCCCGCTGGACCCGTCAGTACCGGGACGCCGCCTCCGAAACCATTCCGGCCATTGAGGCCCTGATCGCCGAGCTGCCCGGCCGGATCCCGGCCGATCAGTCGGTCAGCATAGCCCACGGCGACTACCGGCTTGAAAACGTCATGTTCCATCCCACCGAGCCGCGCCTGATCGCCGTGCTGGACTGGGAGCTCTCGACCATAGGCCACCCCCTGGTGGACATTGGCTACAACGCCTTCCTCTGGCGGTCCCATTCGCTCAGCTGGGGCAGTCTGGACGGGGTGGACTTCGCCGCCAGCGGCATTCCCACCGAAGAGGACTATGTGGCGGCCTATTGCCGAAGGACGGGTCGGGCAGGGATCGAGGACTGGGCCTTCTACATGACCTTCGGCATCTTCCGTCTGGCTTCCATCAGCCAGGGCGTCTACCGCCGGGTTCTGGCGGGCACAGCCGCCACAGAGGGCCGTGAGGCCGTGAATGGAACCCCGGCCCTGGCCGAGCAGGCCCTGGCGATACTGCGGGGCGGTTGA
- a CDS encoding nitroreductase, translated as MQFDDVILGRRSIRGYKPDPVPRELIEEILTLATRAPSSMNTQPWNFYVITGEPLDRIRKGNTERNIAGVPQSREFRTGTAFEGKHRDRQVGVAKQLFGAMGIARDDKEARTDWVLRGFRQFDAPVCIIVTYDKELNTSDDTPFDCGAVTTALVNAAWSRGLGAVINSQGIMQSPVVREHAGIADDQVIMKSIALGWPDETFPANAVVSERRPVKEAAVFVGFDG; from the coding sequence ATGCAGTTTGACGACGTGATCCTCGGCCGCCGCAGCATTCGCGGTTACAAGCCTGACCCGGTTCCGCGGGAGCTGATCGAGGAAATCCTCACCCTGGCCACCCGGGCGCCGTCTTCGATGAACACCCAGCCCTGGAACTTCTACGTCATCACCGGCGAGCCCCTCGACCGGATCCGCAAGGGCAATACCGAGCGCAATATCGCCGGGGTTCCGCAATCGCGGGAATTCCGCACCGGCACCGCTTTTGAAGGCAAGCACCGGGACCGCCAGGTGGGCGTGGCCAAGCAGCTGTTCGGCGCCATGGGCATTGCCCGGGACGACAAGGAGGCCCGGACGGACTGGGTCCTGCGCGGCTTCCGCCAGTTCGACGCCCCGGTCTGCATCATTGTCACCTATGACAAGGAACTGAACACCAGCGACGACACCCCCTTCGACTGCGGCGCGGTGACCACCGCCCTGGTCAATGCGGCCTGGAGCCGGGGCCTGGGCGCGGTGATCAACAGCCAGGGCATCATGCAGTCACCCGTCGTGCGCGAGCATGCCGGCATAGCCGACGACCAGGTGATCATGAAGAGCATAGCCCTGGGCTGGCCCGACGAGACCTTCCCGGCCAACGCCGTGGTCTCCGAACGCCGCCCGGTGAAGGAAGCTGCTGTCTTCGTCGGCTTTGACGGCTAG
- a CDS encoding peptide-methionine (S)-S-oxide reductase — protein sequence MFFARKPAELPTAQTALPGRPNPLPTASTHFVNGAALKGPYPEGSAMAMFAMGCFWGVERKFWNLSGVHVTAVGYASGITPNPTYEEVCSGRTGHTEAVLVVYDPKVITYDDLLKAFWEGHDPTQGMRQGNDIGTQYRSGVYTYDDAQAAAAKASAQAYQTALAAQGYGDITSEIKPAPVFYFAEDYHQQYLAKNPDGYCGVGGTGVTCPIGVGVRA from the coding sequence ATGTTCTTCGCCCGCAAGCCCGCCGAACTGCCGACCGCCCAGACCGCCCTGCCGGGGCGGCCAAACCCCCTGCCGACCGCCTCGACCCACTTCGTCAATGGCGCTGCGCTGAAGGGGCCCTATCCCGAGGGATCGGCCATGGCCATGTTCGCCATGGGCTGCTTCTGGGGCGTAGAGCGCAAGTTCTGGAACCTGTCGGGCGTCCATGTGACGGCCGTGGGCTATGCCTCGGGCATTACCCCCAATCCCACCTATGAAGAGGTCTGTTCGGGCCGTACGGGCCACACCGAGGCAGTGCTGGTGGTCTATGACCCCAAGGTCATCACCTATGACGACCTCCTCAAGGCTTTCTGGGAGGGCCATGATCCCACCCAGGGCATGCGCCAGGGCAATGACATCGGCACCCAGTACCGGTCGGGCGTCTATACCTATGACGACGCCCAGGCGGCGGCGGCCAAGGCTTCAGCCCAGGCCTATCAGACGGCCCTTGCCGCACAGGGCTATGGAGACATCACCAGCGAGATCAAACCCGCCCCGGTCTTCTATTTCGCCGAGGACTATCACCAGCAGTACCTGGCCAAGAACCCGGACGGCTATTGCGGGGTCGGCGGCACGGGCGTGACCTGCCCCATCGGCGTTGGCGTCAGGGCCTAG
- a CDS encoding serine hydrolase, giving the protein MWISLTAVLLLISWTALVGLGLLQGWSHRPLAPRGDAPAFATAARAQIDQARAGNAAFVLIKEGHVVAEHFRSAGEPVDRDTLFQVASLSKWVTAWGVMTLARDGRIDLDAPISTYIKRWRLPDGPFDETRVTARRLLSHTAGLTDGLGYGGFPPGQPVQRLEESLTQASDASPGADGRVRVGAEPGEDFRYSGGGYALLQLLIEEVSGESFNAYMQRAVLTPLGMTRSTFVLPDGATNLAQSFNQSGEEVALDRFSAPSAASLYTSAADLTRFLQANVAGPGGALPGRSVLTPGGLAEMRRPHAYQYGAEIWGLGTILYAPNKAGGFVVGHDGDNTPAINTTARIDPATGDGLVLLETGSPRLATRIGSEWVFWNTGNVDIMMVLADAKGASYLLIAGWVAILIGAIGSSGFVVFRRRQRRAG; this is encoded by the coding sequence CTGTGGATCAGCCTTACGGCTGTGCTGCTGCTGATCAGCTGGACCGCCCTGGTCGGCCTGGGCCTGCTGCAGGGATGGTCACACAGACCCCTGGCGCCTCGAGGCGACGCGCCTGCCTTCGCGACGGCCGCCCGCGCGCAGATTGACCAGGCAAGAGCAGGCAATGCCGCCTTCGTCCTGATCAAGGAAGGACATGTTGTCGCCGAACACTTCCGGTCAGCTGGCGAGCCGGTTGACCGCGATACCCTCTTTCAGGTGGCGTCCCTCAGCAAGTGGGTGACGGCCTGGGGGGTGATGACCCTGGCGCGGGATGGCCGCATCGACCTGGACGCCCCGATCTCCACCTACATCAAGCGCTGGCGCCTGCCGGACGGACCGTTTGACGAGACCCGGGTCACGGCGCGGCGACTCCTGAGCCATACCGCAGGCCTCACCGACGGTCTGGGTTATGGAGGCTTTCCCCCTGGCCAACCTGTCCAGCGGCTCGAAGAGTCTCTGACGCAGGCCAGTGATGCGTCTCCGGGCGCCGATGGTCGGGTTCGCGTCGGGGCGGAGCCCGGAGAAGACTTCCGCTATTCCGGTGGCGGCTATGCCCTCCTGCAATTGCTGATCGAGGAGGTGTCGGGGGAATCCTTCAACGCCTACATGCAGCGCGCCGTGCTGACCCCCCTTGGGATGACCCGCTCGACCTTTGTCCTGCCCGATGGCGCAACCAACCTTGCGCAGTCCTTCAACCAGAGCGGTGAAGAGGTGGCTCTGGACAGGTTCTCAGCGCCATCGGCGGCCTCGCTCTATACCTCGGCGGCTGACCTGACCCGCTTCCTGCAGGCCAATGTCGCCGGCCCGGGCGGTGCGCTTCCGGGCCGCAGTGTCCTGACGCCCGGGGGTCTGGCCGAAATGCGCCGGCCCCATGCCTACCAGTACGGCGCTGAGATCTGGGGACTCGGAACAATCCTTTATGCGCCAAACAAGGCGGGCGGCTTCGTGGTCGGTCACGACGGCGACAATACCCCGGCCATCAACACCACGGCGCGCATCGACCCTGCGACCGGCGACGGACTGGTCCTGCTTGAAACCGGCAGCCCCCGTCTCGCCACCAGGATCGGCAGCGAGTGGGTGTTCTGGAACACCGGGAATGTCGACATCATGATGGTGTTGGCCGATGCCAAGGGCGCATCCTACCTGCTGATCGCCGGGTGGGTCGCGATCCTCATCGGCGCAATCGGATCCAGCGGCTTTGTCGTGTTTCGACGCAGACAGAGACGTGCTGGTTAA
- a CDS encoding arylsulfatase has product MLQLNRWAGRVAVGLLLTTLPGAPTAEPTAKAPTRPNVVMILVDDAALMDFGAFGGEARTPNIDRLAARGAMFTSYHTSPLCSPSRAMLLTGVDNHRAGVATIEEVLPASQRGKPGYGLHIEPGVLTVADRLKQAGYRTLMAGKWHLGHGEGQLPNHHGFDRSLALDASGADNYAAKPYMPYYADAPWFEDGVRASMPANYYSSDMLVDRMIRYLDEKPAGSQPFLAYLAFQAVHIPVQAPRQFSDHYRGRFDAGWAELRRQRAVRARELGILPPDAKVQDLPKSARDWASLSEADRRIYARSMEVYSGMLEAMDASIGRLISHLGARGELENTLFVVTSDNGPEHNDPVHAPGMDLWMAQHGYDRKLQTLGERGSLNYIGPDWASAISSPGSLYKFYTSEGGIHVPLILSGPGIAPATRVSSATFVTDVTPTILDLASAPPAPERAVSPDGRSLRSVLADGGTVAHPADEAVGMEVSGNAALFRGTWKIVRNMPPVGDGQWRLFDMAADPGETHDLSSEQPAVFKTMLADYAAYERRVGVQPLPEGYNSMKQVAINAIQRQVGFALPAIGAIIAGLLALLGGWVWLRKRKQAA; this is encoded by the coding sequence ATGCTGCAGTTGAACCGATGGGCCGGGAGGGTGGCCGTTGGTCTGTTGCTGACCACACTGCCTGGCGCCCCGACCGCGGAACCCACCGCAAAGGCTCCCACCCGACCCAATGTGGTGATGATCCTGGTGGACGACGCGGCGCTGATGGATTTCGGGGCGTTCGGGGGCGAGGCCCGCACGCCAAACATAGACCGGCTGGCCGCCCGCGGCGCCATGTTCACCTCCTACCACACCTCGCCCCTGTGCTCGCCGTCCCGGGCCATGCTGCTGACCGGCGTCGATAATCATCGGGCCGGTGTGGCGACCATCGAAGAGGTTCTCCCGGCATCCCAGCGAGGCAAGCCAGGCTATGGCCTGCACATTGAGCCCGGCGTCCTGACCGTGGCCGATCGGCTGAAGCAGGCCGGCTATCGCACCTTGATGGCTGGCAAGTGGCACCTCGGACATGGCGAAGGGCAGTTACCCAACCACCATGGCTTTGACCGCTCCCTGGCCCTGGACGCGTCGGGCGCCGACAACTATGCGGCCAAGCCCTACATGCCCTACTACGCTGACGCGCCATGGTTCGAGGATGGTGTCCGCGCCAGCATGCCGGCCAACTATTACTCCTCTGACATGCTGGTCGACCGGATGATCAGATACCTGGACGAGAAGCCGGCCGGGTCCCAGCCATTCCTGGCCTATCTGGCGTTTCAGGCTGTGCACATACCGGTTCAGGCGCCGCGTCAGTTCTCCGACCATTATCGCGGGCGCTTCGATGCAGGTTGGGCGGAACTCCGTCGCCAGCGCGCGGTCCGCGCTCGCGAGCTGGGCATTCTGCCGCCCGACGCCAAGGTGCAGGACCTGCCGAAATCCGCCAGGGACTGGGCCAGCCTGTCCGAAGCCGACCGCCGCATCTATGCCCGCAGCATGGAAGTCTATTCCGGCATGCTGGAGGCCATGGACGCCAGCATCGGGCGGCTGATCAGCCATCTCGGGGCGCGGGGAGAGCTTGAGAACACCCTGTTCGTCGTGACCTCGGACAATGGACCAGAACACAATGACCCCGTCCACGCCCCCGGCATGGACCTGTGGATGGCGCAGCATGGCTATGACCGGAAACTGCAGACCCTGGGGGAGCGGGGCAGCCTCAACTATATCGGGCCGGACTGGGCGTCTGCGATCTCTTCCCCCGGGAGTCTGTACAAGTTCTACACCTCCGAAGGCGGCATACATGTGCCATTGATCCTGTCCGGCCCCGGGATTGCCCCGGCCACGCGGGTATCCTCGGCGACCTTCGTGACGGATGTAACGCCCACCATCCTCGATCTTGCCTCAGCACCGCCTGCCCCGGAGAGGGCAGTGTCCCCGGACGGGCGAAGCCTGCGGTCCGTGCTGGCTGACGGCGGGACGGTCGCCCATCCCGCCGACGAGGCGGTGGGCATGGAAGTTTCGGGCAATGCGGCCCTGTTTCGGGGGACCTGGAAGATCGTGCGCAACATGCCGCCGGTTGGCGACGGGCAGTGGCGGTTGTTCGACATGGCCGCCGATCCTGGAGAGACCCATGACCTTTCCAGCGAACAACCCGCGGTATTCAAAACCATGCTGGCTGACTACGCAGCCTATGAACGCCGGGTCGGGGTGCAGCCTCTACCCGAGGGCTACAACTCCATGAAGCAGGTGGCCATCAACGCCATTCAGCGTCAGGTCGGCTTCGCCCTTCCTGCCATCGGGGCCATCATTGCGGGACTCCTGGCCCTGCTTGGCGGCTGGGTCTGGCTCAGGAAAAGGAAGCAGGCGGCGTGA
- a CDS encoding glutathione S-transferase, translating into MTDQAYELHGLKLSYFTGKLEAYLRAKGVEFRFVEMDTADFRRCARETGVAQMPQLRTPQGAWLTDTTAIIALFEDQAAEPRFRPSTATSAFLSRLLEDAFDEWLWRPALYYRWAFAEDSRLMGRQIARTMLRDLPIPLWFRTLVITARQKREYLRADGVTRENAPAIERHYLAVLDMLEPVLTARPFLFGDRPCEADFGLFGPMFRHFSDDPTPAAILRERAPHVLAWTARLWAATPESLSGSDRVGDPPADLDPLLQSIAEDYLPYLQANLEAVASHAPRVSFGSFGAQFEIPASPYRAASWLDLRRQFSALSPAEQTAVSARLGGGTGLGGAAPEPGLSAPGSGGRVANRHWR; encoded by the coding sequence GTGACGGATCAGGCCTATGAGCTGCACGGTCTGAAGCTCTCCTACTTCACCGGCAAGCTTGAAGCCTATCTGCGGGCCAAGGGGGTCGAGTTCCGGTTCGTTGAGATGGACACTGCCGACTTCCGGCGATGCGCCAGGGAAACCGGGGTGGCCCAGATGCCGCAACTACGCACCCCGCAAGGCGCGTGGCTCACCGACACCACGGCGATCATCGCCCTGTTCGAGGATCAGGCGGCCGAGCCGAGGTTTCGCCCTTCGACCGCCACAAGCGCCTTCCTGAGCCGTCTGCTCGAAGACGCCTTCGACGAATGGCTCTGGCGTCCGGCGCTCTATTATCGATGGGCGTTCGCGGAAGACTCGCGACTGATGGGCCGCCAGATTGCGCGGACCATGCTGCGCGATCTGCCCATACCCCTGTGGTTCCGAACCCTGGTGATCACAGCGCGGCAGAAGCGGGAATATCTGCGGGCCGACGGCGTCACCCGTGAAAATGCTCCGGCGATTGAACGCCACTATCTGGCGGTGCTGGACATGCTGGAGCCCGTCCTGACTGCGCGGCCCTTCCTGTTTGGGGATCGACCCTGCGAGGCGGATTTCGGTCTGTTCGGCCCGATGTTCCGGCACTTTTCCGATGACCCGACCCCGGCGGCGATCCTGCGTGAGCGGGCGCCACATGTCCTGGCCTGGACGGCGCGACTGTGGGCAGCGACACCGGAGAGTCTGTCCGGCAGCGACAGGGTCGGAGATCCGCCCGCCGACCTTGATCCGCTCCTCCAGAGCATAGCCGAGGACTATCTGCCCTATCTTCAAGCCAATCTGGAGGCGGTCGCCAGCCATGCCCCAAGGGTGAGCTTCGGGAGTTTTGGCGCGCAGTTTGAAATTCCGGCCTCCCCCTATCGGGCGGCCTCCTGGCTGGATCTCCGGCGGCAGTTCTCCGCCCTCTCGCCGGCAGAGCAGACCGCGGTGTCCGCGCGCCTTGGCGGCGGGACCGGCCTGGGCGGCGCCGCGCCCGAGCCGGGTCTGTCGGCGCCCGGGTCAGGTGGCCGGGTCGCGAACCGCCATTGGAGGTGA
- a CDS encoding transcriptional regulator → MDIFPIRTDEDHRNAVREIEQLWDAQEGTDEFNRLDIIATLVEAYEARRWPIADLDPVDTIKAEMELNGRTLTDLTKVIGKSRATEILKRQRPLTLAMIRKLHEAWRIPADRLVGEYKLSS, encoded by the coding sequence ATGGACATCTTTCCGATCAGAACCGACGAAGACCATCGCAATGCCGTCCGTGAAATCGAGCAACTCTGGGACGCACAGGAGGGGACGGACGAGTTCAACCGGCTCGACATCATCGCGACCCTTGTCGAGGCCTATGAGGCACGGCGTTGGCCCATCGCCGACCTGGATCCGGTCGACACCATCAAGGCTGAGATGGAGCTGAATGGCCGGACCCTCACCGATCTGACCAAGGTGATCGGCAAGAGTCGCGCGACAGAAATCCTCAAGCGTCAGCGCCCCCTGACCCTCGCCATGATCCGCAAACTCCATGAGGCCTGGCGCATTCCCGCTGACCGATTGGTCGGGGAGTACAAGCTCTCATCCTGA